The genomic stretch TCGCCGGGCCGGGAAGAAAGTTCGAGATAGCGCGCGAAGGTCGCCTCGCGGCTCTCGGGCGCCCATTTCTCCTCTTGGGGAACGTTGCCCTGGACGATGCGCAGGTCGACACCGGGTGGCTGTTGTGCATCCGACTGGAGGCGAAGCGTGCCGACGGCCCACATCGTCGCTATGCCGGCCAGCGCCATGAGCGAGATGGTCAATCGTTGCCGCCCGGACGCCATGACAGCCGCGCCGGGAAGTGCCGCGACGAACACGGTGAGAAAGCTTAGCCCATAGCTTCCGACCCAGGCGGCGGGCTGGCGCAAAGCGGCGTAATCGACCAGAGCGTAGCTGGCGAGGATCCACGGAAAACCTGTCAGAACGTGACCACGCAACCACTCGGCCACGGTCCAGAAGGTCGCGAACAGGAGGCAGGCCAGGAGACTGCCCAGGGCTCCGCGCCGCGCGATTTCGGCGAAGAGCGCTGCGGCAATGGCTGGGAAAATCGCGAGACCTGCCGACAATCCCGCGACGGCCGGGATCGCCAGTGACCCGAAACGCTCGGCCTTGACGTAGAAACTCTCTGCGATCCACGAAATCCCGAATCCGAACTGGCAGAGACCAAACGCCCAGCCGACAAGGAAAGCGCGCCCGAAGGAGAGATCGCGAAGACCGACAAACAACGCGGAATAGGCAATGGGAACAAGTAGGAGAAGCGAGAAAGGCGGGAAAGTCAGAATGGTCAGCGCCCCGGCGGCGAAACCAAGCGTCATCCGCGAAAGCAAACGGTGGCGCAGAGCGATGCGGTTCAGAATTTCCGGCTTCACGACTTGATCGAACGCCGCGCGCTGATCCATGGCCCAGCGAGCAAGAGCCCCACGCCACTGACGACAAATACATCGGCCATGTTGAAGGCAGGCCAATGTGTTGTGCCAATGTAGAAATCCAAGAAGTCTGTTACAGCCCGATACCGCACACGATCGATGACATTGCCCAGGGCTCCGCCAATGATCGCGCCATAGGCAAGTGTTTCGACCGCATTTTCGGCGCGAAACAGCATAACCCCCAGCCAAACACAGATGGCAAGAGCAAGTGCGATGAGGCTCCACCACGGCGCGCCGCCCAGCATCCCGAAAGTCACGCCGTCATTGCGATAGAAGACAAGGTTGAAACCTGGAAAAACGGCGATCCCGGAGCCTAGAGAGGCCGCATTCGCCACGACAATGGCT from Antarctobacter heliothermus encodes the following:
- the lspA gene encoding signal peptidase II; translation: MIGVFATLAAFVIDQISKAIVVANAASLGSGIAVFPGFNLVFYRNDGVTFGMLGGAPWWSLIALALAICVWLGVMLFRAENAVETLAYGAIIGGALGNVIDRVRYRAVTDFLDFYIGTTHWPAFNMADVFVVSGVGLLLAGPWISARRSIKS
- the lnt gene encoding apolipoprotein N-acyltransferase, giving the protein MDQRAAFDQVVKPEILNRIALRHRLLSRMTLGFAAGALTILTFPPFSLLLLVPIAYSALFVGLRDLSFGRAFLVGWAFGLCQFGFGISWIAESFYVKAERFGSLAIPAVAGLSAGLAIFPAIAAALFAEIARRGALGSLLACLLFATFWTVAEWLRGHVLTGFPWILASYALVDYAALRQPAAWVGSYGLSFLTVFVAALPGAAVMASGRQRLTISLMALAGIATMWAVGTLRLQSDAQQPPGVDLRIVQGNVPQEEKWAPESREATFARYLELSSRPGDFDVLLWPETAFPGFLDEDTEARDRIAAALPDGRVLLTGVPDRVPSEDGTRYFNTVQAFGDTGKILTGYAKHHLVPFGEYVPFRGWLPIERLTAGLGDFTPGPGPRTLALPGVPLVAVAICYEIIFPGHVVDDLFRPDWIFNATNDAWFGTSIGPEQHLASARMRAIEEGLPVIRAANTGISAVIDANGEFVPRLDTGETGIIDASLPSARPPALYASFGDWMLLALILASWSWALTANATAHFRRMRKTVMQRCG